The Bradyrhizobium betae genomic interval AGCCTTGTAGCCGAGCTCCTCGAGGCGGTCGATGAACTTGCTAGGATCGAGCGTGCCCGCTTTCCATTCCAGCGCGACGCGGCGGTCGGTGAGGTTCACGCGCGCCAGCGTGACGTCGGGCATCGCCGACAGTCCGCGCTCGATCTTGGCCATGCAGCCGGCGCAGTGAACGCCCTCGACTGCGAGATCGATGTGCTGGACGCCCTCGCCCGCGACGCGGACGTAATGCGAAAAATCCCGCGTGACGTGCATGACGATGTCCTTCAGTTCAGGATCACGCGGTTGCGCGACATGAACACGCGCGTCCCGCGCGCCTCGCCCTCGATCACCAGATCCCACTGGCCGGGCGCGACGGCAGCGGCATCGCCGCGATAGATGCCGATGCCGGCTTCGGTGAGCTCGACCTGGAGATCGGCGCGCTTGTCGGTCGGCCGCTCCAGGCGGCCAGCGAATTTCAAGCCGGTCACCGGCCTGCCGCTGGCGTCGCGCGCGTCGACTTGAAGCGCGGCGACGCCGTCGGCGCGGCGCTCGATATGGGCATTGACCTGCCATTTGCGCGCAGCTTGGTCCTGCGCCGCCGAGATCTCGCGGTCATAGGTGAGACCTGCGGCATAGGGGCTATCGACATCGGTGCCGGGCAGCGTTGCGATCGCGAGCTTCATCATGGTCACGTTGACGCCGATCACGACGCCGAAGAAGGCGACCAGCATCAGGAACACCTTGGTTCCGGTCAGCGGCTTGGTTGCCATGGCAGTCTCCTGGTCCTACGGCGCGACGAAATTGTCGGTGGCGCTGGCAGCTTCGCCAAGGCCGATATCGGTGACGTGGAAGCGAACCGGAATCGACTTCTCCGTATTGCTCTCCGCCGGCGCGGTGACGAGCAGGCGCAGTTCGCTGGTGGAATCGCGGGGGATGACGATCATCGGCCGGTCCGGCGTTACCGAATCGGCGCCGACGACGTGGATGGTCAAGTTGGCGGGACCGCTGGCGTCGATCGCGATGACGCGGTCGTAGCCGCTCTTGTTGAGCAGCCGCACCGTATAGGCG includes:
- a CDS encoding FixH family protein, yielding MATKPLTGTKVFLMLVAFFGVVIGVNVTMMKLAIATLPGTDVDSPYAAGLTYDREISAAQDQAARKWQVNAHIERRADGVAALQVDARDASGRPVTGLKFAGRLERPTDKRADLQVELTEAGIGIYRGDAAAVAPGQWDLVIEGEARGTRVFMSRNRVILN